The following are encoded together in the Brassica napus cultivar Da-Ae chromosome A9, Da-Ae, whole genome shotgun sequence genome:
- the LOC106420039 gene encoding transcription repressor OFP4 has translation MRNYKFRFSAMIPSEWLHKLKNMTKPRKKHPRPSSCSLNTTKKTKASSESNKSLPHSSRTYFSSRSHTSLESKILHNSPRNSLHVIESKRKTIYKPSPPPSSSVSAGFNKKKINFPPNQDSSSSASSNVIDMNSRDFKKRMFKEMKVFDSTEKACPASNRTKTSRKPHHLSVKVNNKEKEEACRIKKNVSNGRRSSSNSPRIKIKVNSPRVQVPARRSKSRSQNKQVLESFAVIKSSLDPKKDFRESMVEMIEENNIRASQDLRELLACYLSLNPKEYHDLILKVFVQVWLEVINSKVASK, from the coding sequence ATGAGGAACTATAAGTTCAGATTTTCAGCTATGATCCCAAGTGAATGGCTCCACAAGCTCAAGAACATGACCAAACCCAGAAAAAAACATCCTCGTCCTTCTTCTTGTTCCTTAAACACTACCAAGAAAACAAAAGCGTCCTCTGAGTCTAATAAGTCTCTTCCTCACTCTTCAAGAACTTACTTCTCCAGTAGATCACACACTTCCTTAGAATCTAAGATCCTTCATAATTCACCAAGAAACTCTCTTCACGTGATAGAGAGCAAAAGAAAGACTATTTACAAGCCTTCTCCTCCTCCCTCTTCTTCTGTATCTGCAGGCTTtaacaagaagaagatcaacTTTCCTCCGAACCAagattcttcttcctctgcttctTCCAACGTCATCGACATGAATAGCAGAGATTTCAAGAAGAGAATGTTCAAAGAGATGAAGGTGTTTGACTCAACAGAGAAAGCTTGTCCAGCAAGTAACCGAACCAAGACATCGCGTAAACCTCATCATCTTTCAGTTAAGGTCAACaataaagagaaagaagaagcgtGTAGGATCAAAAAGAATGTTTCTAACGGAAGAAGATCATCATCAAACTCTCCAAGGATAAAAATCAAAGTGAATTCTCCTAGGGTTCAAGTCCCAGCGCGTAGAAGCAAATCAAGATCGCAGAACAAACAAGTTCTTGAAAGTTTCGCAGTGATCAAGAGCTCTCTTGATCCGAAGAAAGATTTCAGAGAATCAATGGTGGAGATGATAGAAGAGAACAACATCAGAGCTTCACAAGACTTGAGGGAACTGCTAGCATGTTACCTTTCATTGAATCCAAAGGAGTATCATGATCTTATCCTAAAGGTTTTCGTTCAAGTATGGCTTGAAGTCATAAACTCTAAAGTTGCGTCAAAGTAA
- the LOC125578634 gene encoding uncharacterized protein LOC125578634, whose protein sequence is MALSQWKEAILEGIFTEIEKGLVEDKNLERLENLVEILHKEGSKVPQSVKESYCQVAVECTARCLTNERDAKEAYTEAIRSIWLRRVMPLCDKVSCLVTRDLLNSCKRLWTAHGDAKAREALMDENTREKALASLRKVVSELHPNIDCAYGERDESEETSKETGETEPMEEDEGRLSDIEEEGPCGELEAASPPRRMKTISSAVVAKALEELRASKIDLMNALAEAGGPSNWKVASTTQQENVVAGPPAANKPSLMERRATAQTCEWEDSIDDDSDGENGEADNEPRGKRIVVSPWKRNLVGGRRPKIPWSTAETLAVMKGYEKYGANWKRIKDECDILVRRTNGDIKDKHRVEMRRLERHPLSRN, encoded by the exons ATGGCATTGTCGCAGTGGAAGGAAGCTATCCTCGAAGGAATTTTCACGGAGATCGAGAAAGGACTCGTGGAGGATAAGAATCTCGAGCGGTTAGAGAATCTAGTGGAGATTCTCCACAAAGAAGGCTCTAAAGTCCCCCAATCAGTGAAGGAATCGTACTGTCAAGTCGCCGTAGAATGTACAGCGAGGTGTCTCACTAACGAGAGAGACGCAAAAGAAGCTTACACCGAAGCAATCAGATCGATTTGGCTCCGTAGGGTTATGCCTCTGTGCGATAAGGTCAGTTGTTTGGTTACTCGTGACCTCTTGAATAGCTGCAAAAGATTGTGGACGGCTCATGGTGACGCTAAGGCTCGTGAGGCCTTGATGGATGAGAATACGAGAGAGAAAGCTTTGGCTTCTTTGAGGAAAGTTGTTTCTGAGCTGCACCCCAACATTGATTGTGCctatggtgagagagatgaATCTGAAGAGACTAGTAAAGAAACAGGAGAGACAGAGCCAATGGAGGAAGACGAAG gGAGACTCTCAGATATTGAAGAGGAAGGACCTTGTGGTGAGTTAGAAGCTGCATCTCCGCCACGGAGGATGAAGACCATTTCCTCTGCAGTTGTTGCCAAGGCGCTTGAAGAGCTTAGAGCTTCTAAAATCGACCTGATGAATGCCTTGGCAGAAGCAGGAGGACCTTCAAATTGGAAGGTTGCTTCGACTACACAACAAGAGAATGTTGTTGCTGGTCCTCCTGCAGCAAACAAGCCTAGCTTGATGGAGAGAAGAGCCACAGCACAGACTTGTGAG TGGGAAGACTCAATTGATGATGATTCAGATGGAGAAAATGGTGAAGCGGATAATGAACCAAGAGGTAAAAGGATTGTGGTGTCTCCTTGGAAAAGAAACCTTGTTGGTGGTAGAAGGCCGAAGATTCCTTGGAGTACTGCAGAAACGCTGGCCGTTATGAAAGGCTATGAGAA GTATGGTGCAAACTGGAAGCGGATCAAAGATGAGTGTGATATTCTAGTGCGCAGAACTAAT GGTGATATTAAAGATAAACATCGAGTTGAGATGAGGCGTCTAGAGCGCCATCCTTTGAGTAG GAACTGA